The Acidobacteriaceae bacterium nucleotide sequence CTGTCGGCGCAACGGTGACCGTTGCCAACGCAACGAACACCGCACAAGGCATAAGCGGCAAGCTGCAGGAGTTCATGACCACAGGCTTTCAGCCGCAGCAGTACACCAACAGCTTCTTCATCACCTTCCCTTCGACGGCAGACCTTGCTGCGCTGAACGGCCTGCACATGCGACTGCAGCCAACACACTATGACCTGCCGTGGGTCGCGAACTCTTCGCCCGCTGCAGCCACGGACTGGAGCTTCACGCTGGTGGACCAGACAGTGCAGCCGGTACTAGCCACAGGCGATAACTCACCGGTCTTTCAAGTTGCACAAGCGCCGAACTTCCTCTGCGACTCCTCCGGCAACTTCGTCTTCAACACTGCAAATCTTGCGCTCTTTGCGCAGTATGCCGCGAACCTTGTCCGCTACTACAACAAGGGCGGCTTCGACGTTGCCGGCAAGCACTTCCAGTCCAAGAGCTCGCATCCAATTACATGGTGGGCAATCTTCAATGAGCCAAACCTGAACGGTCTGACTCCGGCACAGTATGTGCAGCTCTACAACACGCTTGTCCCTGCGATGCTTGCAGTTGACCCTTCGCTGAAGTTCAGCGCGATGGAACTCTCCGGCTACTCCGGGCAGGCGCAGCTATGGATGCCAACGCTCGTGGCCACAACCGGACTCACGGCACAGGTGGACGCGTTCTCCACGCACTACTACTCAACGTGCAAACAGAGCGACACCGATGCCACGGTCTTCAGCAAAGCCGCAGCCTTTGCAACGGACATGAACTATATCCGTGCGCAACTCAAGACACGCTTCCCGAACACCCCGGTCTGGGTGACGGAAAACAACGTCAACTCCGACTTCCAGCTAACGGGCAACATCTCCAACTGCAACGGCGGCACGTTCGTGAGTGATACGCGTGGCAGCAGCTCCTTCTTTACCTCGTGGCGGCCGTACGTCTTCTCGATCCTCGGCAAAGCGGGCAACCAGGCGCTATATCACTTCCTCTTTAACGGCGATCAGCAGTACGGCGAAATCCTGCAGACGACTGCGGGCAAAACGCTTGCGTACTGGACGGATTACGAACTCTCGCACCTCTTCCCCTGGGACGGCACCTCGGCCACCGGAAGCACCATTCTGACGACGACGAGCACCGAACAGACTGCCTCCGTGGAAACGCTTGCGGTGCGCAACACCGATGGCAGCTACACCGTGATGGTGACGCCGATCGCGCAAACGACGACCAGCGATAACAACCTCGGCGGGGCACCGCGTACCGTGAAGCTCGACCTTTCCGCGCTCGGCACCTTCACCTCCGGCTCACGCATCGACCTCAACGGTGCAACGAGCCTTACCGCTGGCCCTACGGCTACAAGCTTCACGCCGACCTCCACCATAACGCTTACCTTCCCTGGTTATGGCACGACGTTCCTCACGCTCAAACCCTGACCTTTCGCGGTTCGCCGCCTGCTTCCTTCGCTCTGGAGAACACCATGTCCACGCAACTTTCACGACGCCAACTTGGGCGTCTGGCTCTTGGCACCGCGGCAGCCGCAGCATTGCCCGCGGTAGCTGCGGAAGCCGCGGCACCGCAGGCGCTCGCGCACAATTACGAAATCCAACATGCTTTTCCGAAAGACTTTCTATGGGGTACAGCGACCGCCGCCTACCAGGTGGAGGGAGCGTGGAACGTCGACGGCCGCGGGCCCAGCATCTGGGACACGTTCTCGCATACCGCGAACAAGATCGACGGCAATGCGAACGGCGACGTGGCGGACGAGGAGTACCTCCGCTACCGCGACGATATCGCGATGATGAAGGACCTTGGCGTACGCGGCTACCGCTTCTCCATGTCGTGGACACGGCTCTTCCCCACCGGCAGCGGCGCGCCGAATCCTAAAGGCATCGCGTACTACAAACGCGTGGTCGAGTGCCTGCACGAGAACGGTATCGAGCCCTACTGCACGCTCTTCCACTGGGACCTGCCGCAAGCCCTGCAGGACAAAGGCGGCTGGCAGAACCGCGACACGGCAGAACGTTTCGCCGAGTATGCGGGGTTTGCCTCTCGCCAGATGTCTGCCGCTGGCGTTCGCCGCTTTATGACCGTGAATGAGCTGCGCACGTTCACCGAACTCGGCTACAAGACCGGCACGCATGCTCCGGGGCTAAAAGTGGACCGGCGCGCGATGGCGCAACTCAACCATTACGCCGTGCTGGCGCATGGACTGGGCCTCGCTGCAGTACGCGCCAGCACGCCGGGCGGAACGCTTGTCGGCTTTGCGGATAACCCAATCGCCACCACGCCGGTGATCAACGATGAGGCGCACCTACAAGCGGCACGAACGGCCTTCCGCGAAGAGAACGCGCAATACCTGACCGCGATCATGGAAGGTCGTTACACCGACCGCTACCTTGCCTCGCTCGGGGCGGATGCCCCGCACTTCACGCCTGCGGAGATGAAGGCCATCTCCGCGCCAATCGACTTTCTCGGCCTCAACATCTACCAGCCAACGTACGTGATGCCGGATGACGAGGCAGGCTACCGCATCGTGCCGCAAAGTGCGACGTTTCCGCGGATGCAGAGCCCCTGGCTAACGATTGGACCGGAGTGCCTGTACTGGGCT carries:
- a CDS encoding GH1 family beta-glucosidase — encoded protein: MSTQLSRRQLGRLALGTAAAAALPAVAAEAAAPQALAHNYEIQHAFPKDFLWGTATAAYQVEGAWNVDGRGPSIWDTFSHTANKIDGNANGDVADEEYLRYRDDIAMMKDLGVRGYRFSMSWTRLFPTGSGAPNPKGIAYYKRVVECLHENGIEPYCTLFHWDLPQALQDKGGWQNRDTAERFAEYAGFASRQMSAAGVRRFMTVNELRTFTELGYKTGTHAPGLKVDRRAMAQLNHYAVLAHGLGLAAVRASTPGGTLVGFADNPIATTPVINDEAHLQAARTAFREENAQYLTAIMEGRYTDRYLASLGADAPHFTPAEMKAISAPIDFLGLNIYQPTYVMPDDEAGYRIVPQSATFPRMQSPWLTIGPECLYWAPKLTAELWNVNNIYITENGASAQDHPNQNGEILDVDRIMYLRNYLSQLQKAIAEGIPVKGYFVWSLMDNYEWNDGYNKRFGLVYVDFATQKRTLKLSARFYKSVIRENRVI